CCTCGGTGACACGCAGGCTCGCGAGGAGATCGTGTTCTGGCAACTGGGCAGCCTGAACGGCAGCCGGTGGGAGCACGTCCTGGTGGTGGCGCCGCTGGCGTTACTCGGACTCGTCCTGGCCGCCCGGCTGGCGCGGCCGCTCGACCTGCTGTCCCTGGGGGAGCGTCCCGCTCGGCACCTGGGCGTGAACGTGGAGGGACTGCGGATCCTCGCCATCCTGTTGGTCGGACTGCTCACGGCCGCGGCGGTGAGTTTCTGCGGCATCGTCGCCTTTGTCGGCCTGGTGGTGCCACACCTGGTCCGCATGATCGCCGGACCGGGGCATCGTCTGTTGCTGCCGGCGTCGGCACTGGGCGGCGCGGTGTGTCTGCTGGCGGCCGACCTGCTCGCCCGCACCGCCGTGAACTACGCGGAGCTGCCACTGGGCATGGTGACGGCCGCCGTCGGCGGGCCGTTCTTCTTCTGGCTTCTCCACCGCACCCGTCGGACCTAAGGAGGGTGGGGATGAGCGCCGACGGGACCCGTGTGCCGGTGCTCTCCGCCGAAGGCGTCACGGTACGAATCGGCGGTCGGGTGCTGCTCGACGCGGTGGACCTGGATGCCTACGCCGGTGAGGTGCTGGCGCTGGTCGGCCCCAACGGAGCGGGCAAGTCCACGCTGCTCGGCGTGGTCGCGGGGGACACCGACCCGGACTCCGGCCGGACCCTGCTCGACGGCACCGATCTGCGGCGGTGGCGCCTCGGAGACCTCGCCCGCCGTCGGGCCCTGCTCACCCAGGCCAACTCGGTCGCCTTCCCCTTCACCGTGCGCGAGATCGTCGCGATGGGGCGCGCCCCCTGGGCGGCGCTGCCCGAGGACGACGACGAGGAGATCATCGACGAGTCCTTGGCCGCCACCGACACCTCCCACCTGCAGTCCCGCACCTTCCCCACGCTGTCCGGTGGGGAGAAGGCGCGAGCCTCCCTCTCGAGGGCGCTCGCCCAGCGAGCCGGCGTGCTGCTCCTGGACGAGCCCACGGCGGCAGTGGACCTGCGCCATCAGGAGACCGTCCTCGAGCTGGCACGGACCGTCGCCGACGCCGGCGGCGCGGTGGTGGTGGTCCTGCACGACCTGGAGCTGGCGGCTGCGTGGTCCGACCGTCTCGTGATGATCTCCGACGGACGGATCCGTGCCGAGGGGCCACCCGATCAGGTCCTCACCGCCGACCTGGTGGAAGAGGTCTATCAGCAGCCGGTTCTCATCCACCGTCATCCCGTCACCGGGGACCTGTTGGTCACCCCGGATCGACGACGATTCCGCACCGCCCGGACGCCGGCGGAGCCGGCGTTCGACGCAGCGCTCGAGTCCGCACCCGTCAAGGAGTTCTCGTGATACACACCCGGTCATCCACAGTGCGGGCGTTCGTGGTCCGGATGTTCTCAGTCCTGACTCTCGCGCTGCTCGGTACCTCCGCTCTCGCCGTACTGGCAGTGGCCCCGGCGAACGCCGCGGCCCGCCTGAACGTATCCAGCTCGCTCGGCGGGGCGGTGGCGTCGACCTCCGGCCAGACCGGTTTCACGGTGTCGGGTTCGGGGTTCCAGGCTGTCGACGGTGGTTTCGGTGGGGTGTACATCGGCTTCGGTTGGGTCAACGGATCCGGCTGGGGGCCGTCGAAGGGGGGTGCGACCGGCCGGACCTACGACTACGTCCCCGACGAGCAGTCGCGCAGCAACCAGGGATTCCAGGCGTTCGTCGCCTTCCCCGGATCATCGACATCGGGTGAAGCCCAGGCGACCATGGGTTCCGACGGGTCGTTCCGGGTCAACCTCACGGTCCCCGGGCCCACGTTCACCGGAGCCGGTGGCAAGAGCATCGACTGCACCAAGGTCACGTGTGGTTTCCTCACGTGGGGCGCGCACGGCGTTCGCAACGGCGCCAACGAGACCTTCACTCCGGTGACCTTCCAGGGCGGCGCGCCGGCCCCTGAGGTCGAGGAGGCTCCGTCAGCGGGCGCGCCCGCCGCCAATGCCCAGCCCGGTCGTTCGGCCGCGACCGGTCGGGCCGCCACCCGCTCGCGTTCGAGCGTGACGGCACAGGGCTCGGCGGCCGGAACGGCCGGGTCCGCCGGGCAGCAGTCCCCGAATACCGCCGGTTCGGGCGGTACCGACACCGCGGCGGGGGGCGATACCCCCACGGACGGTGCACCCGCCGCGGCGACCGGGGGGACCACGACCACGGTGACCGCGGTGATCGAGGTCGATCGAAAGGCCGCCCGGCCCGGCGGCACGATGGGATTCGCCGCAGCGGGTTTCTGGCCTGGCGAGCAGGTCTACGTGGTGCTCGGCGAGGGTGACGCCGCGGTCGGGCCGGTCCTCGCGGGAGTCGATGGTGAGGTCGCCGGAGTGCTCGTGCTCCCCGAGGACATCGACCCCGGAACCCACGAGATCCGGGCGGCGGGCGCCGGCTCGGGCCTCGAGGCCGCCGAGCGGTTCCCGGTGCGGACCGACATCTCCCCGACGGCGTCGGCCGCCGGACTCAGCGCGTCGGCTGGGTGGGTCTTCCTCGCCCTCGCCGCACTGGCGTTGCTGGCGGCCGGGGCGGTCACCGTCAACCGGCGATTCCTCGCCAGGCACGACTCCGTCGACGGGCCCGATGCCGTCGACGGACCCGATGCCGTCGACGGGGAGGGTGGCGAACCGCTCGATCCGTCCGGTCCCGGTGACCAGTCGACCGGGCCGTATCCCCACCCGGCGATGGCCGGAGGCCCCCGTCAACACCCGACCGACCTCGAGCAAAGGGATCCCCGATGATCAGTCAGCTGCGACCGACCTATCGCCTGGCCACCGCGCTGGCGTTGGCGCTGGCGCTGGTACTCGCCTTCGGTGCACTGATGAGTGCTCCGTCGGCGCGAGCGCAGGGCTCTGCACTCGAGTTGACCGACGCGGAGTTCCGATGGGGGCTCACCTCGCAGAGCTCGGGGCCGAGCCACGGTCCCGGACTGAACTTCCTCTCCGCAGGGGACAGCTCTTCGGCGCTCGCCGGCTCCGGGGCGACGATCACCGAACAGACGTGGAGAGCCACGTCGGGCGATGTGAGGATCGAGAAGCGATCCGCGAACGGGGCCACGGCGACCGCCACCTGGGCCGGCACGCAGACCGACCAGTCGGGCAGACCGATCCGTGACGCCTCCTCGAGCAAGTACAGCGGCCTCGAGATGGTCTTCGGCCACGGCGCCGGGACCGTCGATGCCGAGGCGGGAACCGCCGAGATCGAGTGGAAGGGCACCACCTCGGTCCTGTACTACTCGGGCCTGGTGTTTCTCAGCGTGGAGGACCCGGTCCTCACCGTGACTCCCACGAAGGCGGTCGTCACCGCGACCCTGGGTGGACGACGGAGCTCGCAGGACAACCCAGACGTGTCGGTCCCGATCTCGTCCCGCACCGTCGTCATCGCCGACCTCTCCCGAAACCGCGTCGAATTGGGTGGGGAAAGAGGGTTTTCTGTCACTCCCGAATATCTCGGAGTGTCCTATTCCGCCAAGGCCGGAGAGAA
This Dietzia psychralcaliphila DNA region includes the following protein-coding sequences:
- a CDS encoding heme ABC transporter ATP-binding protein — encoded protein: MSADGTRVPVLSAEGVTVRIGGRVLLDAVDLDAYAGEVLALVGPNGAGKSTLLGVVAGDTDPDSGRTLLDGTDLRRWRLGDLARRRALLTQANSVAFPFTVREIVAMGRAPWAALPEDDDEEIIDESLAATDTSHLQSRTFPTLSGGEKARASLSRALAQRAGVLLLDEPTAAVDLRHQETVLELARTVADAGGAVVVVLHDLELAAAWSDRLVMISDGRIRAEGPPDQVLTADLVEEVYQQPVLIHRHPVTGDLLVTPDRRRFRTARTPAEPAFDAALESAPVKEFS